A window of Rhodococcus sp. SGAir0479 contains these coding sequences:
- a CDS encoding MBL fold metallo-hydrolase, with protein MEEVAPNVFRASGTDVNVVILRDGGALTLIDGGYPGDVAAVEDAIRRLGRRPQDVEAMLLTHAHIDHMGAVVAFHEQYGIPVLTDPVEVAHARRDYLEQATGRDFVPMLHKHGVLPWLLRIARAGATRQLSVEAGGFAPGEALDLPGAPVPVATHGHTSGHTAFHLPGPGVVVTGDALVTAHPLSKLRGPQLLPQVFDHGGHHTLTALDQLAALDADTVVPGHGPAVFMPVAAAVDQARRRAR; from the coding sequence GGCGGCGCGTTGACGCTGATCGACGGCGGCTATCCCGGCGACGTCGCGGCCGTGGAGGACGCGATCCGTCGCCTCGGCCGGCGTCCTCAGGACGTGGAGGCGATGCTGCTCACCCACGCGCACATCGACCACATGGGTGCCGTCGTCGCGTTCCACGAGCAGTACGGAATCCCGGTGCTCACGGACCCCGTCGAAGTCGCGCACGCGCGCCGCGACTACCTCGAGCAGGCGACGGGCAGGGACTTCGTCCCGATGCTCCACAAGCACGGCGTGCTGCCCTGGCTGCTGCGCATCGCGCGCGCGGGTGCCACACGACAGCTGTCCGTCGAGGCGGGCGGCTTCGCCCCCGGCGAGGCGCTGGACCTGCCGGGCGCTCCGGTGCCGGTGGCCACGCACGGCCACACGTCCGGGCACACCGCCTTCCACCTGCCCGGACCCGGTGTCGTCGTCACGGGGGACGCGCTCGTCACCGCCCACCCGCTGTCGAAACTGCGCGGACCGCAATTACTTCCGCAAGTCTTCGACCACGGCGGGCACCACACGCTGACCGCGCTCGACCAGCTCGCGGCGCTGGATGCGGACACCGTCGTTCCCGGGCACGGCCCCGCGGTGTTCATGCCCGTGGCCGCGGCGGTCGATCAGGCGCGTCGACGCGCCCGCTGA
- a CDS encoding sigma-70 family RNA polymerase sigma factor, which yields MTITVEDFEAARPQLLSVAHRMLGSAQDAEDAVQSAWLRAATARGDVVVENPVGWLTTVTARVCLDELRARRRRRELSLTADAVPAEQLSADEAVIRAENVSRALMVLLDQLTPSQRVAYVLHDLFAVPFDRIALVLDGTVAGAKKHASRARQRLDGSVVDSEPAGRVDSSVVDAFMLAARSGDTRAMIRLLAPDCVRDADAALIPEGVAAVVTGAEAVATETARFLARIRMACPLRVDGARVYVIAPGGHPLATVRLRTADGRICRITVRRVGRADRFAAT from the coding sequence ATGACGATCACGGTCGAGGACTTCGAGGCCGCCCGGCCGCAACTGCTCTCGGTGGCTCATCGCATGCTGGGGTCCGCGCAGGACGCGGAAGACGCGGTCCAGTCGGCGTGGCTGCGCGCCGCGACCGCGCGCGGCGATGTCGTCGTGGAGAACCCGGTGGGATGGTTGACCACCGTCACGGCGCGGGTGTGCCTGGACGAACTGCGTGCCCGGCGGCGACGCCGCGAGTTGTCCCTGACGGCCGATGCTGTTCCCGCGGAGCAACTGTCCGCCGACGAAGCCGTCATCCGCGCCGAGAACGTCTCGCGGGCGCTGATGGTCCTGCTCGACCAGCTCACCCCGTCCCAGCGGGTGGCGTACGTCCTGCACGACCTGTTCGCGGTGCCGTTCGACCGCATCGCCCTCGTTCTGGACGGCACGGTGGCCGGAGCGAAGAAGCACGCCAGTCGGGCGCGGCAGCGCCTGGACGGTTCCGTCGTCGACTCGGAACCGGCCGGCCGCGTGGACTCATCGGTGGTCGACGCATTCATGCTGGCCGCCCGGAGCGGGGACACCCGCGCCATGATCCGGCTCCTCGCGCCGGACTGTGTCCGCGATGCCGACGCCGCGCTGATCCCGGAGGGCGTCGCGGCGGTGGTCACGGGGGCCGAGGCGGTGGCAACCGAGACGGCGCGGTTCCTCGCCCGCATCCGAATGGCGTGTCCACTGCGGGTGGACGGGGCGCGCGTGTACGTGATCGCGCCCGGTGGGCACCCCCTCGCGACCGTCCGCCTGCGCACCGCCGACGGTCGCATCTGCCGCATCACGGTACGACGCGTCGGCCGTGCGGACCGCTTCGCTGCCACCTGA
- a CDS encoding IclR family transcriptional regulator, translating to MATNSDETSVPSMLDRVELILEAVDDNGYLTNSQAARLTGIPRSTAHRLLEKMVAMRWLKRIDTRYELGVRLFELGSRAIRDHWFHSLCLPIMQELHRSTGAVVHLAYLDGIDSVYWEKLSGAFGANVPSRIGSRYPAHRSAVGKALLSRLRPEAIDDPMFDHLDHGVPGGRAALRTELEQTRSHGIAFDRGIAAPSLGCVGAPVTAGIPEPAAISICGPVERITTDRRMIDAVQRAAAAIERAASRDDVSGRVDAPDRPPRPRA from the coding sequence GTGGCCACGAACAGCGATGAGACGTCGGTGCCGTCGATGCTCGACAGGGTCGAGCTGATTCTCGAGGCCGTCGACGACAACGGCTATCTCACCAACAGCCAGGCCGCCCGGCTCACCGGAATTCCGCGATCGACGGCGCACCGCCTGCTCGAGAAGATGGTCGCGATGCGCTGGCTGAAGCGGATCGACACCCGCTACGAGTTGGGCGTGCGTCTCTTCGAGTTGGGGTCCCGCGCAATTCGCGATCACTGGTTCCACAGTCTCTGCCTGCCGATCATGCAGGAGTTGCACCGCTCCACCGGCGCCGTCGTCCACCTGGCCTATCTCGACGGGATCGACAGCGTCTACTGGGAGAAGCTGTCCGGGGCGTTCGGTGCGAACGTGCCGTCCCGCATCGGCAGCCGCTATCCCGCCCACCGTTCCGCGGTGGGCAAGGCGCTCCTGTCGCGACTGCGCCCCGAAGCGATCGACGACCCGATGTTCGATCATCTCGATCACGGTGTGCCCGGCGGACGCGCCGCGCTCCGGACCGAACTCGAACAGACCCGCTCTCACGGCATCGCGTTCGACCGTGGGATCGCCGCGCCGTCACTGGGGTGCGTCGGCGCCCCCGTCACGGCGGGGATTCCGGAGCCGGCGGCGATCTCGATCTGCGGCCCCGTGGAGCGGATCACGACGGATCGACGGATGATCGACGCGGTCCAGCGCGCGGCGGCCGCGATCGAACGCGCGGCCTCTCGGGACGACGTCAGCGGGCGCGTCGACGCGCCTGATCGACCGCCGCGGCCACGGGCATGA